AGTAAACTCTCAAATATTCGATCCCTCTACATGCCACGCATTGCGCTTTTCGTACGGCAAAAGATAACACAAGCGTCTCAAGTTCGGTGGGACGATTATCTAAATGACGATAGTGTAATCTTGTATCAGCTACAACCACGCTCCTGGGGCGATGATGCCAGCGAAAAAAGAGCGATAATTTTTAGATACAGTTTagcgaacaaacaaaatatgaaaatgatcAACTACGCCAACGACAACTGCTCGTCGTCTCGCTTTTTGATTTCTATATTTTTCGTCGTAAAACTTTCCAAATTGTTCCGATATTGATTGCACTCTTTTTCGATTTTCCACgcgtttttgcttttgcaatgtttgtaaacaaatgccAGCAATGTCAAACGCTAACAGCTGTCAGATCAAGTTcgaaaattttaaattctatttcGAAATACGTTGCTCTACTGAACTTTAGGCTAGATAGAAACGCTTGATAAAACGCTTCAAGGAAACGATTACTGGAATGGATAGAAGACTAAAAACAAGTTGCCATGAATAAATTacctaaaatgaaaataaatgaaaatgaaaataaatcattttatgCCATCACTTCATTCCGCTACCAATCAATACATTCTCGTCGGTTTTTCAGCAtataaaaagtatgttttGCGACTCAACTGCAATGGTTTTAGTTTCATAAACGTTTATCATAAAGGATTTTAGACAATCGATCTGGCTAAcgattattacaaaaaaatgtttccgataaataaatagataaaccACTTGTTGTGGAATCacttcacctcaaagaacctgtctcGACGggcgaagctgggactatatagtacctgtatagtaccagtactcacatatgCCTCTGAGACATTGACATTGTCCAAGTCTGACAAAGATCTCTTAGCcacgttcgagaggaagattcTCAGAAGATATAGAAGgtatacttggccccgtatgtgtggaaggacaatggaggagctgTTATAaagacgagctatacgagatgtacggcgacctcactgtcgtgcagcgtatcaagctcgccaggctccggtgggctgtgACCggtggccatgttgtacgcatggaaacggaagATCCAGCCCGTAAACTCTTTTTAAGCCGTCCACAACAGAGgcggcgtggtaggcccaaattgaggtggcaagatggcgtagAGGCGTAAGCCATTCAGGGATAACGgattggcagacgaaggcgcgataccgtgagcggtttcggataCTCCTAAGGGAAAGCGGTAACGCcggataaataaataaaataataactgTTGTGGAACAAAACGTTAAAACATACTGAGCTTCTCGCGcagtatattattttttaactcATGGAATGACAGTAACATCCTTTATGTATTAAATAGAAAATTACATCTTTATCCAGCCTCGtttccgtggtacagtcgttaacttgAACAGCTCAACATGCCCGTTGTAGGTTCGACTCTCGAATGATTGTTACCCGCAAGAAAAACTATTATCCGGTTGCGTGTAGTACttaataagtctcgaaatccTGTAAAGGCCAGCATATGATCGCGTCTTAAGTCATTACGCCAAAATAATAAACGAAGTCTTATAAAATCTACGAACCCAGAAGTTTAAAGATGGCAAGATTTTCGGACTCTCGGAGTTGAACCTACAGATTCTATATAGAAGTACCAGGTTTGACGGAATTAGAgtaaaaataagaaattttattataattctGAATCGATATCTAACCTGCAAATTACAATATAATTACCCTTTCATTGCCATCTCACGCCTCAGCAGTTGGTACACAATATAGTCCACGTGTGCGTCTTTACTCTGCACCTCTCTTCACTGCACATCCTCACTTTGCTTCtgtgaaatgtgttttcttgctGCTCGTTTTAACCATTCCTATACTGATACTATCTAAATAAATGTATTTGTTAAATTTCGCTTCCTTGCCTTCGCGTCAATATATATGCATACGTGTCTAGAATCACGAGAAAGAAAACATCCTCCATTCGGTTGTATCACTCAGTTCAAATCTTGGCTTTCCACATCACCTGCGACTACACAGCGTGTGGAAGAAAGTGGCGAATTATATCGTTTGCCTTATGGCCAAAAGCGCACACCtgtgtctgagtgtgtgtgtgtgtgtgtgtgtgtgtgtgtgtgtgtgtgtgtgtgtgtgtgtgtgtgtgtgtgtgtgtgtgtgtgtgtgtgtgtgtgtgtgtgtgtgtgtgtgtgtgtgtgtgtgtgtgtgtgtgtgtgtgtgtgtgtgtgtgtgtgtgtgtgtgtgtgtgtgtgtgtgtttgctgcagTTTTCTTGGCCTGGGCGTGCGGCAATATTTTGATTAGGTTTATGACTATTCTACGATTCCTTTCCTGACGTGACTACTGTACACCACTGTAGTTCGTTATCATCCTGTAGGaggtgagtgtgtatgtgtgtgtgtctatatACCATTTTGTACAACAGATTGTAGGCtacttaaaattttaaaatgaaataccCACAAAATGGTTCACTAAATAGTAACGGAAATTGGGACGAGCAATGATGTTTGCCCATGTAACAGAATTAAACATCTTTGCTCGATACATGGGTTGTACACACGTGAAAGACTTTACAATTCAGGGTAGGAGACATAACAGAAACAGCTTGTGTTTACACAGAACACATTACCAAGATAGCTGCGACTATACAAGGATCTACATCATAAAGAACATTTATTGCGTACACCACCAGCCACCCATTGAACCGTGAAAGCGGCGGCAAACAAGTAAATGATTCACAACAatgcaaaaatatgttttacattaaaattaaatacatGTTTACACATCATAACGATCTCGCGATCGCACCAAAATCTTGGGGCGCCGTAGTTTGGGAAGAGCCAGTGTTTCTCCccggcaaataaaaatgaaagggATCGCTGCTAATATTTTGTAACGAAATTATGATACACAACCTATTTATTAatcaagaagaagatgaacaaCCTATGCTGGATATGTGAGGTGCGATGAATCAAAAGAATTCACTGCAACACAGCTTCTAGGCTAATCGTAAGCTGTAGCATTATTCTTTGCAAACTTTCTATCGTATCTCGATTAGCTTCTTCTACGCATCATCCTTAACTGCTACTGGAAGAAGAAATCTCATAAACGCAACCCGGCGAAATAGTCACGATTAtggggtggagggggggggaagaaGGGTCTCAAAATACGCACGTTCCGCTGTTCCGGTTAGGGAAAAATATACGTTATAAACAATAGACACTGCACTACTTGAttaaaagtatttaaaaaaaacggttttgGCAAACAACAACGTCAGCATGTTCGTTGCGGTGTAATATTATTGTACACACTAATACGGGAAGAAACAATCTCTAACACATGCGATAACTTGCTATGCTATGTCTCGTGATCGCTCGATCGCACGGCGGTGAAAAATTGAGCTTTACGCTTATCctgtacacacacaacactagtggCATCTTTCCAGCTTGCGGTGCAATTAAATTACAGTTTTGGTAGATGCAACTCTTGGCGGTCTTCTTCTGGCGggagcttttctttttgctgttcTATCTATGCCACAATTAGCGTTCAAATGTACGGCCATAGGTGACAAATTAAGCGATTGAAATAATGATAACACTAACCAATAAAAATGTACACCGCGTAACAAAAACTTCTACTCCGCTAGTCTTTCgtacttcctttttttctggctgaACGAGTTCCAGTTAAAGAGCAAAGGGGAATTATGTGCAATATTTGTGTAAATTAATCTACCATATAATACAACTATCGTAGGTACGTTACGACCTAAATTATTCTCTCCTCCTTCCCCGCTTTCGTTCTCACACTGTATCGATTCCACAACACATTGCTTTTATGAATCTGTGCTACACGAGACGTAGCTTCATTTTCTGTCTCAGTGAAGTTTTGCAATTAGGGTTGGTTAGATTGTACAATAGTTCAGCGCGCACGCGCACAATAATTAGCTACTGTTTTTGATGGCGCTGCTTTTGAATGATTGCtacattattttttgtttaaaaaaaagctaccTAATTGAACCTCTCCATTCGCATTCATAGGGCGCCTATCTCCTAACGCTCTCGCGTTTATATTAGGTTGGCAGAACTTCTGGGGACACTCTTTCGAAGGAATGTTTGGGCAACGCTTATCGCTTGCATTAGCATAGATGCAGCAAACAGTTGCCCTCCTCGATCGACCACACTACTAGCTGTTGCTGTTCCGGTAGCTGCTGTGgccgatgctgctgttgctgctgctcgcacCGGCACCACCGCCGCTCGTTCCGGTTCCGCTGCCGCTGATACTGTTGTACCGTGCCCTGAAGCCCGCCGCCCCCTGTCATGCGCCCAATCCATCGGAATATGAAGAAATGCTGCTCCGCGTCGACCCTCCGACCTGCAgcagatggtgatggtggacgTGCGGGTGGTGCGGGTCGTGCGATTGCGGGGATTGTGGTGGCATCGGTACCAGGCTGTTGCCGTACAACTGTTCCATCTCTTCCAGCTGCTGAGCGAACGTTTCCTCGAGACGCTGCGTAACGATGAACGAAGAAAAATGGCGAAAAATAAGAAAGTATTTGggaaaattttattaaaaagcaaatcaaataaaacaaacaaaaaaaaacataaagatCCATCCGATAccacagagagagacagacgATGAGAACGTAATATTGTGATCAACAGAACGAATTGTAAGCAAATGTGAAGTAAAACTGTGCTTTGTTTAATCCTAAAAGACGACTTCAAATAATAGCGTAAATAATAGCAGTACACAATCGGTTAATTACACTTAACAGGCTAAACACCAACCAGTAAACCAGAAATAGAGAACGGTCTTCAACCCTTTACCGATATACAATGAGATATTAAAACACAACAATTCTTCTTACAAAATGTACATCAAATGTAAATTCGAAAACGCGTGACACAAATACAGTAAGACAAAGTTACCCagccaacaaaacaacaacggcTATATTATGTCACCACACTGTCTGGGTATGGATCAATCACCGATCACCGTATCAATGTTAATACAGATTGGTTGAACCTTTCAACGGAAAAGGGCGAAAAAATGACACATGTCTGCCAACGAAATTGCCCTGCGTGCCATTAGTACTTACACATCCACTGCATGGGGAGAGGAGAGCGCAGCGTGTCAATGTGacgaatgtttattttatgcaCGTGTTCAAAAAACGATACATGCATGATGCACCATCGATCATACAGTgcaagcagcaaaaaatgCATGTGCATGATGATATGCATTCCATTTCAGGGGCACCGCACACGCCATCGAGGACGAAATGTAATTCCGCGCCTCAAGCGGGTGTCATTATTGTAAGTgggtttacaaacaaacgatcaATAACATCAAGGAACGCTTTCCAATAGTTACGAAACACGGAGTTAGCggagaaataattaaaaaataatatatatttttatctatCTTTGGTATGGTTCTGTTAGGGATCTTCTAATTAAATCactgaatgaaataaaaaagagttatttatttgttgaatttaGGATACTTTCAGACATCCCAGATCAGATCACATGTTCAGtgtctctttttttaaattataactATATTAAAACCATTACCAATAACTAACATACTACATACATTCCAATTGTGCAATCATGACTACATCAAACGGCTACAACGCGTTTGCAACAATTTGTCAATTAACACACCCAGACTTCTCCTTCCTCTCCGTAGTGAGGAGGAGAAGGGAGATCGTTTGGAATTAATTTGCCAAACATGAACGATTAAACGCTCAGATACGCAATAGATATGCACGCGAGTAGAAGTGTAGTGATCTTGAATGTTAAGTGTCACACTATTCACCAACAGTCGGTTATCCTTCGACACCTGTGCAACAACCACGTTCGTCTCATACCCCTTCTGCCATAGGCGGTTTGACTTGCGGCACACGTCTCTACTATCAATCTTATCGACTGCATCAGCCGACGCTGGGCCTGTCGATGACGTTAGCTCACACGCGGAAGCCTCCACACCAATGGCACAACGGGCACAGAGAGTGCGTATAATCCGAAGGGTGTCATAAGTAGAGTGTTGTTGTCCCCTGTTgcgacaaaataaaacaacagcgCGTATCCTCCTCCTCCCGTCCACGTATGATCTCTTCCAATCTTCCCCTAAGGCATCACCACCGTGGCGGCACGTACCCGAGGACTCAACGTCGAAGTGGATCAGACGCGCGCTGGTGTGCTGCTCGTTGTGTCAGTACGGAGATAGTACCCGGTCAGAACGGTTCGTTCTTACTGCTCGGAAAATGCAACTGCTCATTGCGATCTTCTTGCTACTTGTGGCTGTTGGTGGTAACTTCACGCACGCCTTCGACTATTGTGCTGCATCGAAAGATCTCTGTCCCGTGCCCGGTTCGCAGCATGTCGTTTGCAATGGGAGGCAATTTGCACCCGCTTGCAAAAGTCCCAAGCTTATCAAGATGAAACCCGAATACCGGGCACAAATACTGGAGTTTCACAATCGATTGCGAAACAATCTTGCCTGCGGATACTTTCACCGGTACGCCGAAGCGAGTTCGATGGAGGAGCTGGTAAGTTTAAGGGCTTTGAGGACACGATTGGTTCATAACAATCAATTATAATCAATTCCACGCAGCACTGGGACAATAAACTGGCCCGCATAGCCGAGTACAATGCAAGGACGTGCAGCTTCGAGCACGATGAGTGCCGAAACACGCGCAGATATCGTACCGCTGGTCAGAATCTTGCCATCAATTGGTTCTACGGCATGAACGTGACGGTGGCGCAGGCGTTGGATAAGTTCCAGCGCCACTGGTTCCTGGAGTATAGGAAAGGCCGCCAGAAGATGCTCGACCGCTACACCAAACTCTCGATACAGGCCGGTATAGGACACTTCACGCAGATGATACACGCCGACACGCAGTACGTTGGCTGTGCGATGGTACGCTTTCAAGGCATCCAGCAAGGTTTTCCGGTGACACAGTACTATCTGGTGTGTAACTACTCGGTGGGCAATCTGTACGAGCGACCCGTCTATCGAAAAGGTAAACGGTGCAGCAAGTGTAAGTACGGATGCTCGAACGACACGTCCTACCGATGCTTGTGCCGTTCGTCCGTGCGGAACTAGCAAAGTGTGCGGATGAATGTGTACTACCTACTTTGGGGAGATCTGTGTCTGAACAAGGAGAGGATCATCGGTATCGATAGGCTCTGGCGAGGAACTTGACACCACTGTAGTGAAAGGTCGGTAAAGTTCAAACGATGCTATTGAACAAATTTAATCATAGTTTTTTTGCGTATATAAATCAAAACTCTTCTTAAGTGtacttcaataaaaataacctCCGTCCAGTAATAAACCTTGTAAAAGCTTTAAGCAGTACTTTGTCCCTCTTGTGTCTATAGTAACAGATACGTTCACTGGTGAACCTAAATCCAACATGCTTCAAAAGATAAGCACTCACGATGCGCTACGTCCAAGTCTTCACGGGAGCGCCACCCAAACCCACTTTTGCAATGGCGCAGAAAGTGTGCACAACAATCTGCAGTACACTCCTATGCAACGTACTAACGGCCAACGTTAATTGCACCACTGCTCTTTTCTATCATGTTTAACTCCCGCCTTGAGATATACCTTTTTGCATTATCCGCAACGTGTTATTGTTCCCCAGGATTGCCGGAAACCAGATGAGATAAATCACCACCCCCAGAGTGTGCAAACATATGACTCACCGTCGCGTGTTGTATATATGTGAGGACGGTTGTGTGCTACACGACACGTGTGGGGTATGTTATGATGAGAAAAGCAcaatgaattttaattatcaGTGCGCGCGAACATTAGTTAAGAATGAGTTATGTTACTGGTGGGCCAGATTCGTCACCATCAGCATATAAATGCGTTTCACAAACGcattttcaaatgaaaatagataaacgcaaaaacacacatacgcttCATACTGTAAAGCACACATCCAGACaggtaaacaaaacaataaattagtACAAACACACCAACGCGTACAATGGAACATGCTGAAAACGCAATAGATGGGAAATAATTATTCAAAAGTATTAAACACGTAAACGAAAACCACTGGCAAAATATATGCATGAAATACAAATGAAAGACGACCAAATAAAAAgtaacacaaacaaatcattGGACCAAttgcacaacaacacaaacataaaGAGTGGACACATGGTTTGAGGTGCAAGAGTAAATAAAGGAGTGTTTACACCAACCTGATTTGATTACGTTACGCGGTTCGCCAAGGAGACGACGAAGACTATATAGTCGAGAACGAAAAGAGGTAGTTTGTGGGGCAAAGCGAGTTCCGGCTGTTCCATTATCACACGCCATACACATACATGCTTAAAAGGGGCTCTATTTCGGCAAATTTTGGGAAAAGATCGACCCACTCGTACTATATTGGCCAATAACATTTCCTCAATAGCGCACTTTTTCCAGTATTATCCTTCCAGTAGTAGCACGACTTTGAATTGGAGTTTCTTTTTAAAGTGCCATATGTGCCATATCAAACGAAGTTGCATTGTGCGCTACAAGTTAGTGGTGGATTTCCGTTGACGGTTTCCATTCTAGGTTAGTAGACTTTCGTTCCAGTTAGTTGCGGGTTAGTTGGCAAAAGGAAAACGTAGTATATTGTGGAAATTCCGTGTAGCATGCTCCGCTCTCCATTAAGATAGTAGATCTGTCGTAGTCTTCTTTCTGGATAACTTGGTTCGTTGTGTTCGGAATATTGAAAGTTTGGAAGGAACACTAGGGTGTGCTGGGCTTTTGGAACTGGATGATTCGAGTAGTGCGAGGACGATTTTGTGGATGTGACAAGGATATTTGATACGGAATTAAAAAGCGACTGTGGCGAAATTCGACGTTCACCGATACAGATATACACAAACCCAACCGGATGCAGTAGTTGCCTCAATGCCGCAACTTCAAAGCAAGGTACACTAATTGCTATTTTGTTCCAGGATGTGCTTCAATTAAACCACTGTATCATCATCCTTAGTCGGTGCAAGCAACACCGGAGTAGATGGTGATAGTTTCAATCCCGACGGGGTGCTATTGCGACCACCGGTACCATTCGCCACAGGAAGTGGAAGACCTCCGCGGGCGGAACTGAACGTTGTCAGCCGATTGATGTTCGCATCAGATGCTGTGGTGAACGTATTATCGCCAAGGCGACTTGGGCCCCACC
This genomic interval from Anopheles merus strain MAF chromosome 3L, AmerM5.1, whole genome shotgun sequence contains the following:
- the LOC121600597 gene encoding antigen 5 like allergen Cul n 1-like; the protein is MQLLIAIFLLLVAVGGNFTHAFDYCAASKDLCPVPGSQHVVCNGRQFAPACKSPKLIKMKPEYRAQILEFHNRLRNNLACGYFHRYAEASSMEELHWDNKLARIAEYNARTCSFEHDECRNTRRYRTAGQNLAINWFYGMNVTVAQALDKFQRHWFLEYRKGRQKMLDRYTKLSIQAGIGHFTQMIHADTQYVGCAMVRFQGIQQGFPVTQYYLVCNYSVGNLYERPVYRKGKRCSKCKYGCSNDTSYRCLCRSSVRN